A stretch of Geotrypetes seraphini chromosome 2, aGeoSer1.1, whole genome shotgun sequence DNA encodes these proteins:
- the LOC117355363 gene encoding myelin P2 protein-like — MTEAFEGTWKLINSDNFDKYMESIGVSFIVRKAVEALKPNVIISRKGDDICLTTESTFKTTNLNFCLGKEFSEKTADGRDAKTIITLDNDVLCQVQKWDGKETSILREVKDDKMIVTCIMNDTKCVRTYERV; from the exons ATGACTGAGGCATTCGAGGGTACCTGGAAGCTGATCAACAGTGACAATTTTGATAAGTACATGGAGAGTATAG GTGTCTCCTTTATCGTAAGAAAAGCAGTTGAAGCGCTCAAACCCAACGTGATTATATCCAGAAAGGGGGATGACATATGCCTGACGACGGAGAGCACATTTAAAACGACAAACTTAAATTTCTGTTTAGGAAAGGAGTTTTCCGAAAAGACAGCAGACGGCAGAGACGCCAAG ACCATTATAACTCTGGACAACGATGTACTGTGTCAGGTGCAGAAGTGGGACGGTAAAGAGACTAGTATACTTCGAGAAGTGAAGGATGACAAAATGATAGTG ACCTGCATCATGAATGATACAAAATGTGTCAGGACCTACGAGAGAGTATGA